One stretch of Armigeres subalbatus isolate Guangzhou_Male chromosome 2, GZ_Asu_2, whole genome shotgun sequence DNA includes these proteins:
- the LOC134210861 gene encoding uncharacterized protein LOC134210861 isoform X2: protein MAIDWRNSVNTIALGAIVLMLAGAFQIEAVRVTPAQPPLNSRRVSEDQTPASSWWSSQVADAVPSPKNYFQATHGLVQTHPALTKSQALPLTQPSHTRSPVVGSLSSGFPSIANSNPRSPFRHLDFSSSATAELRRNPSLSAPDECARACREGEPPRICYYHFTAEYYTVLGAACQVCTPNATNTVWSHCQCVLADGVERGILTINRMIPGPSIQVCENDRVVIDVENHMEGMELTIHWHGIWQRGTQYYDGVPFVTQCPIQQGNTFRYQWTGNAGTHFWHAHTGLQKLDGLYGSIVVRQPPSRDPNSHLYDFDLTTHIMLVSDWLHEDAAERYPGRLAVNTGQDPESMLINGKGQFRDPNTGFMTNTPLEIFTITPGRRYRFRMINAFASVCPAQVTIEGHGLTVIATDGEPVLPVQVNTIISFSGERYDFVISADQQVGAYWIQLRGLGECGIKRAQQLAILRYARGPYQPTSPPPTYDVGLPQGVVLNPLDAQCNVQRDDAVCVSQLKNAKEIDRALLQEKPDVKIFLPFRFYLYRPEELFQPNTYNRFLVAPTGDHVISLIDEISYLSAPAPLLSQYDDINPEQFCNGDNRPADCGANCMCTHKVDIPLNAIVEVVLVDEVQQPNLSHPFHLHGYAYNVIGIGRSPDSNVKKINLKHALDLDRRGLLHRQYNLPPLKDTIAVPNNGYVVLRFRADNPGFWLFHCHFLFHIVIGMNLILQVGTLQDLPPVPPNFPTCGDHLPPIQ, encoded by the exons AAGATCAAACTCCTGCCTCGTCTTGGTGGTCATCACAGGTTGCTGACGCTGTGCCGTCACCGAAGAACTACTTCCAGGCCACACATGGACTGGTGCAGACACATCCGGCCCTGACGAAAAGTCAGGCGCTGCCACTGACGCAGCCCAGCCACACGCGATCGCCAGTCGTCGGATCCCTATCCAGTGGGTTCCCCTCAATTGCCAATTCCAACCCGCGGTCACCGTTCCGCCATTTGGACTTCAGCAGTAGTGCCACCGCCGAACTGAGGCGTAATCCAAGCCTTTCCGCGCCCGATGAGTGTGCCCGAGCTTGCCGCGAAGGAGAACCACCAAGAATTTGCTACTATCACTTCACTGCCGAGTACTACACCGTTTTGGGAGC GGCCTGTCAAGTATGTACCCCGAATGCCACGAACACCGTATGGAGCCACTGTCAGTGCGTTTTGGCCGATGGTGTCGAGCGAGGTATCCTGACCATCAATCGTATGATTCCCGGACCAAGTATTCAGGTTTGCGAAAACGACAGAGTTGTGATCGATGTCGAAAACCACATGGAAGGTATGGAGTTGACCATTCACTGGCACGGAATCTGGCAGCGTGGAACACAGTACTACGATGGTGTTCCATTTGTGACGCAGTGCCCCATCCAACAGGGAAATACCTTCAG ATATCAATGGACTGGTAATGCAGGTACTCACTTCTGGCACGCGCACACCGGTCTCCAGAAACTGGATGGTCTGTACGGAAGCATCGTCGTCCGTCAGCCTCCGTCCCGTGACCCTAACTCGCACCTGTACGACTTCGATTTGACCACGCACATCATGCTGGTAAGCGATTGGCTTCACGAGGATGCCGCCGAACGATACCCAGGTCGTCTCGCCGTCAACACCGGTCAGGATCCCGAATCGATGCTCATCAACGGCAAGGGACAGTTCCGTGACCCCAACACCGGTTTCATGACCAACACACCGCTGGAAATCTTCACCATCACTCCCGGACGCCGGTACCGATTCCGTATGATCAACGCCTTTGCGTCTGTATGCCCAGCCCAAGTCACCATCGAAGGACACGGACTAACAGTCATCGCCACCGACGGAGAACCAGTGCTTCCAGTGCAAGTCAACACCATCATTTCATTCTCAG GCGAACGTTACGACTTCGTCATCAGCGCCGACCAGCAAGTGGGTGCCTACTGGATCCAGCTCCGAGGTCTCGGCGAGTGCGGTATTAAACGTGCCCAGCAGTTGGCCATCCTCCGATACGCCCGCGGTCCATACCAGCCAACCTCGCCGCCACCGACCTACGACGTTGGATTGCCCCAGGGAGTG GTTCTCAACCCCCTGGACGCCCAATGTAACGTCCAGCGCGATGACGCCGTCTGCGTTAGCCAGCTCAAGAACGCCAAGGAAATCGACCGTGCTCTGCTGCAGGAGAAACCCGACGTCAAAATCTTCCTGCCTTTCCGTTTCTATCTTTACCGACCGGAGGAACTCTTCCAGCCCAACACATACAATCGGTTCTTAG TTGCCCCTACCGGAGACCACGTAATCTCGCTGATTGACGAAATTTCGTATTTGTCCGCTCCGGCCCCACTGCTGTCGCAGTACGACGATATCAACCCGGAACAGTTCTGCAATGGTGACAACCGGCCAGCGGATTGCGGCGCCAACTGCATGTGCACCCACAAGGTCGACATACCACTGAATGCGATCGTTGAAGTCGTGCTGGTAGACGAAG TTCAACAACCGAATCTGAGCCATCCGTTCCATTTGCATGGCTACGCATACAACGTGATCGGTATTGGACGCTCGCCGGACTCCAACGTGAAGAAGATCAATCTGAAGCACGCGCTCGACCTCGATCGCCGTGGTCTGTTGCACCGACAGTACAACCTGCCCCCGCTGAAGGATACCATCGCTGTGCCCAACAATGGCTACGTGGTGCTTCGTTTCCGCGCCGACAATCCTG GCTTCTGGCTGTTCCATTGTCACTTCCTGTTCCACATCGTGATAGGCATGAACCTGATCCTCCAGGTCGGTACGCTCCAGGATCTGCCACCAGTGCCGCCGAACTTCCCGACCTGTGGCGACCACTTACCTCCCATTCAGTAA